One Bacillota bacterium genomic region harbors:
- the gpr gene encoding GPR endopeptidase: MRLSGGSRTRTARRHGPRVPRAREAEPRTGQVEAGWGSPGVRTDLAVEAHEFVARRTGAEVPGVLSETERTRYATVTRVRVMTEEAERALGKVRGNYVTIESPHLRSQSKEVQEDLAQTFAREFLRLAPIAPEATVLVAGLGNWQATPDALGPRTVQYLTVTRHLHSLVPPELRGGMRPVCAIAPGVLGLTGIETGEIIRGVVSNVRPDLVVVVDALASMSTSRLGATIQMGDTGIRPGSGVGNKRLGITRDSLGVPVIAVGVPTVVAAETIALDAMGFVQGQGRAPGAGPGQGFPEEAQRRQFLSRMLAPYFGSLVVTPKEIDDLVEDLATVVAAGLNAALHPSMDWDKVLAYLS; encoded by the coding sequence ATGCGACTATCAGGTGGAAGCAGGACGAGAACGGCAAGGAGACACGGCCCCAGGGTCCCGAGGGCACGTGAGGCGGAACCACGCACGGGGCAAGTTGAAGCTGGCTGGGGGTCCCCGGGCGTCCGGACAGACCTCGCGGTAGAGGCGCACGAATTCGTCGCGCGGAGGACGGGCGCGGAGGTTCCGGGGGTCCTATCGGAGACGGAGAGAACCCGGTACGCTACGGTAACCCGTGTGAGAGTCATGACCGAGGAAGCGGAGCGCGCACTCGGAAAGGTGCGCGGCAACTACGTGACGATTGAGTCTCCACATCTACGAAGCCAAAGCAAGGAGGTGCAGGAAGACCTCGCTCAAACCTTCGCCCGGGAGTTCCTCAGGCTCGCTCCTATAGCGCCCGAGGCTACAGTGCTCGTAGCCGGCTTGGGCAACTGGCAGGCCACACCTGACGCCCTCGGACCGCGCACGGTTCAGTACCTCACGGTCACACGGCACCTGCACAGCCTCGTCCCGCCTGAGCTACGGGGCGGTATGAGACCCGTGTGCGCCATCGCCCCAGGCGTGCTCGGGCTCACCGGGATTGAGACGGGGGAGATCATAAGGGGTGTCGTAAGCAACGTGAGGCCGGATCTGGTTGTGGTCGTCGACGCGCTCGCTTCCATGTCCACGAGCCGTCTGGGCGCTACGATTCAGATGGGAGACACGGGCATCAGACCCGGATCCGGCGTGGGGAACAAGCGCCTCGGGATCACCAGAGACAGCCTTGGCGTGCCCGTGATCGCCGTGGGTGTGCCAACTGTCGTGGCCGCGGAGACCATAGCCCTCGACGCCATGGGCTTCGTGCAGGGGCAGGGGCGGGCGCCTGGGGCGGGCCCAGGTCAAGGCTTCCCGGAGGAGGCCCAGAGGCGGCAGTTCCTTTCCCGCATGCTCGCACCTTACTTTGGATCCCTGGTCGTGACGCCCAAGGAGATCGACGATCTCGTGGAAGACCTCGCCACGGTCGTCGCGGCAGGGCTCAACGCCGCGCTCCATC
- a CDS encoding phage holin family protein, with product MLFGAAARFLACTVTLLCLSYVIPGFAAGGFSGAIPAGACAAAAGYVLETLFARRLRNEGRAVVGFLTTAAAAHFTQFFVPGMTVPVGGVLLAGAVVGLTDLLVQVESPPPTDSARPQEDGTKQR from the coding sequence GTGTTGTTCGGAGCCGCGGCGAGGTTCCTCGCGTGCACGGTCACCCTCCTATGCCTGAGTTACGTAATCCCGGGCTTTGCAGCGGGCGGGTTTTCGGGCGCGATTCCGGCTGGCGCATGCGCCGCTGCCGCGGGGTACGTCTTGGAGACCCTCTTCGCACGCCGGTTGCGAAACGAAGGTCGGGCGGTCGTGGGGTTCCTGACGACCGCTGCGGCAGCCCATTTCACGCAGTTCTTCGTTCCGGGGATGACCGTGCCCGTGGGCGGCGTTCTCCTCGCTGGAGCAGTGGTGGGGCTCACCGATCTCCTGGTGCAGGTGGAATCGCCGCCACCAACGGATTCAGCTCGCCCGCAGGAGGACGGAACGAAGCAGCGGTGA